The bacterium genome segment GGAGAGCAGGTACCGGCGGGACGGAAAAGTCTCGCTTTTTCCTTGACCTTTACTTCAAAAGAGCGTACATTAGGTGAAAGTGAGATAGAAGAGTGGGTCAGAGCGATCTTGGATCGCCTCAAAAGCGATTTGAACGCAGAACTTCGACCACGTTAAGAGGGCCAAGTGGAACGAAATATATTGGATGTGTTGGAAACGCGCATCGATGAAGCGCTGGCAATGATCAGTGAAGTGAATCGGCGCAACCGTTCCCTGCAGGAAGAGAATAAAGAACTAAAGACCAAATTGGCGGAATCGGACTTGAGAGTGGAATCGCTGCAACGCACGCTGGAGGAGCAGAAGATCAAGTCGGATGAAGCCATTCTTCAGAAATACAAGGAAACCGAGGAAAAACTACGCGTCCGTATTCAAT includes the following:
- the zapB gene encoding cell division protein ZapB, whose translation is MERNILDVLETRIDEALAMISEVNRRNRSLQEENKELKTKLAESDLRVESLQRTLEEQKIKSDEAILQKYKETEEKLRVRIQSMLAKLDELKVLEGR